One genomic window of Ctenopharyngodon idella isolate HZGC_01 chromosome 18, HZGC01, whole genome shotgun sequence includes the following:
- the LOC127500289 gene encoding uncharacterized protein LOC127500289: MTLPVCFSTRELNFSPPKRASQTNPASFSRCHFVCALLDAVVHWSPLTATIAASRAWAFSTAAAFVDSSCSHCGNMTIAVLRSRLSFLGSQGAGVPSPMPRAAVFSGFGRGDGAPACRQGDLRITVRASPPSAAPRAPVPSTSLQPVVLPTERAGPSTERPAVSFGAPADDCMSIAASEGEQESSGDEDSAALPPSGTVALSEPDPELTAMLSRAAEKVGLVWNPPPCPEPSRLDDWHLGAARAGPQRPAPMPFFPEVHDEVTRSWRTPYSVRARPGPSSAFTNLDGGEARGYTRIPPVERSVAMQLCPTASGWRGEPRLPSRACKFSSGLTEKAYRACGQAASTLHAMALLQVHQAKALMEMPQGGLDQQLLGELRAATDLALRATKVTARSVGQAMATLVVQQRHLWLTLADMRDTDKYRFLDSPISQVGLFGDAVESFAQQFSAAQKQAEAIKHVLPRRSAAASTPPPAAQIVKLSVPPLALRSPAVPTSSQKEQFPNPPGHKRLWLSAREAPPCHSQPTLTSPAGPSVMVEAAPQPSPVHTVTSQSLTPLRAAAPSESGSSTLLRCPTPGASVVPLVPLARCLEAWIALPSPSRWLIRTIRLGYAIQFARRPPVFRGVHYTQVSLDNAPVLRAEIAVLLAKDAIEPVPPADMKSGFYSPYFIVPKKGGGLRPILDLRVLNRSLHRLPFKMLTQKRIFECVRPQDWFAAIDLKDAYFHVSILPRHRPFLRFAFEGRAYQYKVLPFGLALSPHVFTKVAEAAIVPLKEQGVRILNYLDDWLILASSREQLCEHRDMVLAHLSRLGLRVNWDKSKLSPGQRISYLGMELDSVARTARLTEERVQSVLTCLSTFKRRTAAPLKLFQRLLGHMASAAAVTPLGLLHMRPLQHWLRGWIPRWAWQRGTFRVPVTPNCRRTLTQWSDPSFLRAGVPLEQVSRHAVVHTDASATGWGATYNGHAASGLWTGPQLHWHINCLELLAVRLALGRFQELLTDKHVLVRSDSTAAVAYINHQGGLRSRRMSQLARHLLLWSQKHLRSLRAIHVPGVLNRAADELSRQPPLPGEWRLHPQVVQLIWQRFGEAQIDLFASPETAHCQLFYSLSGGTLGTDALAISWPRGLRKYAFPPVSLLAQLLCKVREDEEQVLLVAPYWPTRTWFSDLTLLATAPPWPIPLRKDLLTQRRGTLWHPRPDLWKLHVWSLDGTRRF; encoded by the coding sequence atgacactccctgtgtgcttcagcacaagagagctgaatttttcccctcctaaaagagcttcacagacgaaccctgcgtctttttcaagatgtcatttcgtctgtgcgttactggatgcggtcgttcattggtccccgctgacggccacaatcgctgcatcacgtgcctgggcgttcagcacagcagcagcttttgtggatagttcatgttctcactgtgggaacatgactattgcagtgttgagatcgagactctcgttccttggttctcagggagcgggggtcccctcccctatgccccgtgccgccgttttctctggcttcggccggggtgacggtgcgccggcgtgtaggcagggtgatctgaggatcacggtcagggcttccccgccgagcgccgctccgcgggcccctgtcccctctacctcactgcaaccggtggtgttgccgactgagcgtgctggtccctctacggagcgaccagccgtttctttcggagcaccggcggatgactgcatgtcgatcgcggcatcagaaggtgagcaagagtcctcgggagatgagGACTCGGCTGCGTTACCTCCCTCTGGGACCGTAGCGTTGTCCGAGCCTGATCCtgagttgacggctatgctttcccgggctgccgagaaggtcgggctcgtctggaaccctccaccgtgtcccgaacctTCTCGGCTCGATGATTGGCACCTCGGGGCGGCCCGCGCTGGTCCCCAGCGCCCCGCCCCGATgccattcttcccggaggtgcatgatgaggtgaccaggtcctggcggacgccctatagcgttcgtgcgagacctggtccctcgtccgccttcaccaacctggatggcggggaggctaggggatatacgcggattcccccagtcgagaggtctgttgcgatgcaactgtgtccaacggcctctggctggcgcggtgagccgcgtctcccatcccgggcctgtaaattctcgtcaggcttgacagagaaagcttacagagcctgcggacaggctgcctccaccttgcatgccatggcccttttgcaagttcatcaggcaaaagcgttgatggaaatgccccagggaggtcttgaccagcagctgcttggggagctgcgtgccgccacggacctcgccctccgggcgactaaggtgacggcacgttctgttggtcaggcgatggccacgcttgtggtccagcaacgccacctctggctgacccttgctgatatgagggataccgacaaatatcggttcctggactcccccatatcacaggtcggccttttcggcgacgcggtagagagcttcgcccagcagttctctgccgcccagaagcaggctgaggctatcaaacacgtcctgccccggcggtccgctgctgcctccaccccgccGCCGGCAGCACAGATTGTGAAATTGTCtgtcccgccgctggctcttcggagtccagcggtacccacttcatcacaaaaagagcagtttcccaatcctccaggtcacaagagactgtggctgtcagcgcgcgaggctccgccttgccactcgcagcccactctcacttcgccagcaggtcccagtgtgatggtcgaggccgccccccagccgtctcccgttcacactgtcacctcgcagagtctgaccccacttcgggccgctgcgccgtccgagtcgggttccagcactctgcttcgctgccccacccccggtgcgtctgtggtgcctttggtcccgctggctcggtgtctggaagcctggatagcgctccccagcccgtcccgctggctcattcgcactatcagactcggctatgcgattcagttcgcccggcgtcccccggtcttcaggggtgtccactacactcaggtgtccctggacaatgcacctgttctccgggcggagattgctgtcctcctggcgaaggatgcaatcgagccggtccctccagccgatatgaagtcagggttctacagcccctacttcattgtaccaaagaagggcggtgggctacggccaatcctggatctgcgtgtcctgaaccggtcccttcacaggctgccgttcaagatgcttacgcagaagcgcattttcgagtgcgtccgtccccaggattggtttgcagcgatcgacctgaaggacgcgtactttcatgtctcgattctgcctcgtcacagacccttcctacggtttgcgttcgagggtcgggcatatcagtacaaagtcctacccttcgggctggccctgtcgccccacgtcttcacgaaggttgcggaggcggccattgttccgctcaaggaacagggcgttcgcatcctcaactacctcgacgactggctcatcctggccagctcgcgggagcagttgtgcgaacacagggacatggtgttagctcacctcagtcggttgggtcttcgggtcaactgggacaagagcaaactctcccccgggcagaggatctcttatctcggtatggaactggattcggtcgcccggactgcgcgcctcaccgaggagcgcgtccagtcagtgttgacctgcctgagtacgttcaagcgcaggacagcggccccactgaaactctttcagaggctcctggggcatatggcatccgcagccgcagtcacaccgctcggattgcttcatatgaggccgcttcaacactggctccgcggctggatcccgagatgggcgtggcagcgcggtacgttccgtgtccccgtgacaccgaactgccgtcgcaccctcacccagtggtcggacccttcgttcctgcgggctggagttcccctcgaacaagtgtccaggcatgctgtggtccacacagatgcctctgccacagggtggggggccacgtacaacgggcatgcagcgtcgggtctgtggacggggccccaactgcattggcatatcaattgcctcgagttgctagcagtacgtcttgcactgggccgcttccaggagctgttgacagacaagcacgtactggtccgctcggacagcactgcggccgttgcgtacatcaaccatcagggtggtctacgctcccgccgtatgtcgcaactcgcccgccatctcttgctatggagtcagaagcatctgaggtcgcttcgggccattcacgtcccaggcgtgctcaaccgtgcagccgacgagctctcacggcagcctccgcttccgggcgaatggcggctccatccccaggtggtccagctgatctggcagcgcttcggcgaggcacagatagatctgttcgcctccccggagactgcccactgccagttgttctattccctgtccggcggcacgctcggcacggatgccctggcaatcagctggccccggggcctacgcaaatatgcgtttcccccagtgagccttctcgcacagctcctgtgcaaagtcagggaggacgaggagcaggtcttgttagtggctccatattggcccactcggacctggttctcggacctcacgctcctcgcgacagcacctccctggcccattcctctgaggaaggacctcctgactcagagacggggcaccctctggcacccgcgtcccgacctgtggaaactccatgtgtggtccctggacgggacgcggaggttctga
- the mc1r gene encoding melanocyte-stimulating hormone receptor: protein MNDSSRHHFSMKYMDYMYNTKNNITSNSSATPGDMNATGIAQIMIPQELFLMLGLISLVENILVVVAIIKNRNLHSPMYYFICCLAVSDMLVSVSNVVETLFMLLTEHGLLLVTAKMLQHLDNVIDIMICSSVVSSLSFLCTIAADRYITIFYALRYHSIMTTQRAVAIIAVVWLTSITSSSLFIVYHTDNAVIACLVTFFGVTLVFTAVLYLHMFILAHVHSRRIMALHKSRRQATSMKGAITLTILLGVFIICWGPFFLHLILILTCPTNPYCKCYFSHFNLFLILIICNSLIDPLIYAYRSQELRKTLKEIIFCSWCFAI from the coding sequence ATGAATGACTCGTCGCGCCATCACTTCAGCATGAAATACATGGACTACATgtataatactaaaaataacatcACTTCGAACAGCAGTGCAACTCCCGGTGACATGAATGCAACAGGAATCGCCCAAATCATGATCCCTCAGGAATTGTTTCTTATGCTCGGCTTGATCAGTTTGGTGGAAAACATTTTGGTGGTGGTGGCCATAATCAAGAACAGGAATCTCCACTCGCCCATGTATTATTTCATATGCTGTCTGGCGGTGTCTGACATGCTGGTGAGCGTAAGTAATGTGGTGGAGACGCTCTTCATGTTATTGACGGAGCACGGGCTGCTGCTCGTCACTGCAAAGATGTTACAGCACTTAGATAATGTGATCGACATTATGATCTGCAGTTCTGTCGTGTCCTCGTTGTCGTTCCTGTGCACTATTGCCGCGGACCGCTATATCACCATCTTTTACGCACTCCGGTACCACAGCATCATGACCACGCAGCGCGCCGTGGCCATCATCGCGGTGGTGTGGCTCACCAGTATCACCTCTAGCTCATTATTTATCGTTTATCACACTGACAACGCGGTCATCGCCTGTCTCGTCACGTTTTTCGGCGTGACATTGGTGTTCACGGCGGTTTTGTACCTGCACATGTTCATCCTGGCGCACGTCCACTCCAGACGCATCATGGCCCTCCATAAGAGCCGCCGACAAGCCACTAGCATGAAGGGAGCCATCACTCTGACCATACTGCTCGGTGTTTTCATTATCTGCTGGGGGCCGTTTTTTCTCCACCTCATCCTTATCCTCACTTGTCCCACAAACCCTTACTGCAAgtgttatttcagccatttcaACCTGTTTCTGATACTTATAATATGCAACTCGCTTATAGATCCTCTCATTTACGCGTATCGCAGTCAGGAGCTGCGCAAGACCCTCaaagaaataattttttgttcatGGTGCTTTGCAATATGA